A portion of the Edaphobacter lichenicola genome contains these proteins:
- a CDS encoding DeoR/GlpR family DNA-binding transcription regulator: protein MKKEVAESHAAESRVEEPLQEGMMAEERRMQILQILRSEGRAKVNELVRRFNTSAVTIRSDLNELDQRGLVQRSHGGAVIQDTVFRESPVHERIKSQSKEKQRIGAMAATLVREGETIILDSGTTTLEVARHLKNIPNLQVITNGVNIASELLGSRNTQIIMMGGTVRNDSASIVGRATEDMLEQFSADKLFLCGAGCDPDFGVSGTNLEETMANRAMLRAAREIIVVADASKFGKRSMSLIASFSEVDIVISDVSLPPELQDRIRSFGCKLILV from the coding sequence ATGAAGAAAGAAGTAGCTGAAAGCCATGCAGCTGAATCGCGCGTGGAAGAGCCTCTGCAAGAAGGAATGATGGCAGAGGAACGGCGAATGCAGATCCTGCAGATCCTAAGGTCCGAGGGTCGGGCAAAGGTCAACGAACTCGTGCGCCGCTTCAACACTTCGGCGGTAACCATCCGCAGCGATCTCAATGAATTGGATCAGCGAGGCCTCGTGCAGCGTTCACACGGTGGCGCGGTCATCCAGGATACTGTGTTTCGTGAGTCTCCGGTACATGAACGCATCAAGAGTCAATCGAAGGAGAAACAGCGCATTGGCGCAATGGCTGCCACGCTTGTTCGAGAGGGTGAGACGATCATCCTTGATTCAGGAACCACGACGCTTGAGGTAGCCCGACATCTTAAGAACATTCCAAATCTGCAGGTCATCACGAATGGGGTAAACATCGCATCCGAGCTCCTCGGTTCACGCAATACCCAGATCATCATGATGGGAGGCACCGTCCGTAACGATTCAGCCTCGATCGTTGGTCGTGCGACCGAAGATATGCTGGAACAGTTCTCAGCGGACAAGCTCTTTCTCTGCGGTGCAGGCTGCGATCCTGACTTTGGTGTTAGCGGTACAAATCTGGAAGAGACGATGGCCAATCGCGCAATGCTGCGTGCAGCACGCGAGATCATCGTCGTAGCCGATGCCAGCAAGTTCGGTAAGCGCAGCATGTCCCTGATAGCTTCATTTTCCGAGGTCGATATCGTCATCAGCGATGTAAGCTTGCCACCAGAACTGCAGGACAGAATTCGATCTTTTGGGTGCAAACTGATTTTGGTCTAG
- a CDS encoding acyltransferase family protein gives MSESVAVAPPQRNVAVDAYRGLVMLLMMGEVMQFETVAHSFPHSTLWRILSFNQTHVEWVGMGLHDMIQPSFTFLVGVALPYSLRSRQRKGETFQRMIGHTIWRSFLLVALGIFLRSIHSEMTNFTFEDTLTQIGLGYTFAFLLTFVRPRWQWTAFGVILFGYWLAWALYPAPGADFPYASVGVPDDWHQHLLHGFASHWNKNSNLGQAFDLWFLNLFPRPSRFLFNDGGYLTLSFIPTLGTMLLGLAAGRWLIADKPNVPMRRFLTAAAILIATGLLLHYAGICPIVKRIWTPAWTLFSGGMCFLFLAVFSWIVDIKKHTRVAFPLVVIGMNSIAAYLMAHLFEDFIQSSFRINLGMPALNIFGTALEPVTLGLLTLAVYWLILHWMFRNKIFLRI, from the coding sequence ATGAGTGAATCTGTGGCCGTAGCACCTCCGCAGCGTAACGTTGCCGTCGATGCCTATCGCGGTCTCGTCATGTTGTTGATGATGGGCGAAGTTATGCAATTTGAGACAGTTGCCCACTCATTCCCACACAGCACACTGTGGCGCATCCTTTCCTTCAATCAGACACATGTCGAGTGGGTTGGGATGGGTCTTCACGACATGATTCAGCCGTCGTTTACCTTTCTTGTCGGCGTCGCGCTTCCCTATTCCCTGCGGAGCCGCCAACGAAAAGGTGAGACCTTTCAGCGGATGATCGGACATACGATCTGGCGAAGCTTTCTTCTGGTCGCGCTGGGGATCTTTCTGCGGTCTATCCATAGCGAAATGACGAATTTCACCTTTGAAGATACGCTGACCCAAATCGGCCTCGGATATACCTTCGCATTTCTGCTTACTTTTGTCCGACCACGTTGGCAGTGGACCGCCTTTGGAGTGATCCTCTTTGGCTACTGGCTGGCATGGGCGCTCTATCCAGCTCCTGGAGCAGATTTCCCTTATGCGTCAGTCGGAGTGCCTGACGACTGGCATCAGCATCTGTTGCACGGCTTCGCTTCGCACTGGAATAAGAACAGCAACCTTGGACAGGCCTTCGATCTGTGGTTTCTGAATCTGTTTCCTCGACCGAGCCGCTTCCTGTTCAACGATGGCGGATATCTCACACTTAGCTTTATTCCTACGCTCGGCACCATGTTGCTGGGATTGGCCGCCGGACGCTGGCTCATTGCGGACAAACCGAACGTTCCTATGCGCAGGTTCCTGACTGCAGCAGCGATCCTGATAGCTACGGGGCTGTTGCTGCATTATGCAGGCATTTGCCCCATCGTCAAAAGGATTTGGACCCCTGCCTGGACACTGTTTAGTGGCGGGATGTGCTTCCTCTTTTTGGCTGTTTTTTCATGGATCGTGGACATCAAAAAACACACCCGCGTTGCATTTCCGCTTGTCGTCATTGGCATGAATTCGATCGCGGCCTATCTGATGGCACATCTTTTTGAGGATTTCATCCAAAGCAGTTTTCGCATCAACCTGGGGATGCCGGCGCTCAACATCTTTGGGACCGCCCTTGAGCCTGTTACGCTCGGACTGCTAACACTTGCGGTCTACTGGCTTATACTTCACTGGATGTTCCGGAACAAAATTTTCCTTCGCATCTGA
- a CDS encoding Gfo/Idh/MocA family protein, whose translation MIDVPFEKRNPKIAMIGTGGRGTNLLENLLAADAQVVALCDVVKEKAEHAGSLVVGSGQKSPELYTDGPHAFEKLLARQDVDLVIVATPWNWHAEMAVSAMKHGKDVAVEVPAVTTIEDCWKIVKTSEETRKHCMMLENCCYGYNETLILRMVHAGKFGDLLYGEGAYLHDLREELFSNAGEGLWRRTEHTKRDGNLYPTHGLGPVANYMGIQRGDRFGYIVSMSTPQRGLDAYRKEHLQAGDPRMAEKYITGDMNTSLIKTANGLTITVKHTVSTPHPYDRINLIAGTKGIFEDYPPRIYLDGQNNDESWGSIDSWKEYEHPLWKKEGEIAKKIGGHGGMDYIMLYRLLQCVREGLPPDMDVYDAAAWSSVSPLSVASVSRGSAPMEFPDFTRGKWRERKVSAIATQV comes from the coding sequence ATGATCGACGTTCCCTTCGAAAAACGAAATCCAAAGATCGCGATGATCGGCACCGGAGGTCGCGGAACCAATCTGCTCGAAAATCTACTCGCCGCGGATGCTCAGGTAGTTGCGCTATGCGACGTTGTGAAGGAGAAGGCAGAGCACGCCGGTTCTCTGGTCGTGGGGTCAGGTCAGAAGAGCCCCGAGTTGTACACAGATGGGCCGCACGCTTTTGAAAAGTTGTTAGCAAGACAAGATGTGGATCTTGTTATCGTAGCGACTCCGTGGAATTGGCATGCGGAGATGGCCGTCTCCGCCATGAAGCACGGCAAGGATGTTGCTGTGGAGGTGCCTGCCGTCACGACGATCGAAGACTGTTGGAAGATCGTTAAGACGTCGGAGGAGACGCGCAAACACTGCATGATGCTTGAAAACTGCTGTTATGGCTACAACGAAACTCTAATTCTTCGCATGGTGCATGCGGGTAAGTTCGGCGATCTGCTCTACGGCGAAGGCGCCTATCTTCACGACCTACGCGAGGAACTGTTCTCAAACGCTGGTGAAGGCCTTTGGAGACGGACAGAGCACACCAAGCGCGATGGAAACTTATACCCAACTCACGGCCTTGGGCCGGTAGCGAATTACATGGGGATCCAACGCGGCGATAGGTTTGGGTATATCGTTTCGATGAGCACCCCTCAGCGTGGTTTGGATGCGTATCGCAAAGAGCACCTGCAGGCGGGTGATCCTCGAATGGCAGAAAAATACATCACCGGCGATATGAACACATCCTTGATCAAGACAGCCAATGGGCTGACGATCACGGTAAAACATACAGTTTCCACTCCGCATCCTTACGACCGCATCAACCTTATCGCTGGAACGAAGGGAATCTTCGAGGACTACCCACCGCGTATCTATCTTGATGGTCAGAACAACGATGAATCATGGGGATCGATCGATTCGTGGAAAGAGTATGAGCATCCGCTCTGGAAAAAAGAAGGGGAGATCGCCAAAAAGATCGGAGGCCATGGCGGCATGGATTACATCATGCTCTATCGTTTGCTTCAGTGTGTTCGCGAGGGCCTGCCGCCCGACATGGATGTTTATGACGCCGCCGCGTGGTCCTCGGTATCTCCACTTAGTGTCGCTTCTGTAAGTCGTGGCAGCGCGCCGATGGAATTTCCCGACTTTACACGCGGCAAGTGGCGCGAGCGAAAGGTCTCGGCAATCGCGACGCAGGTCTAG